A genomic window from Gossypium hirsutum isolate 1008001.06 chromosome D10, Gossypium_hirsutum_v2.1, whole genome shotgun sequence includes:
- the LOC107936448 gene encoding ankyrin repeat-containing protein BDA1-like, translated as MKLPNVGRRNYLVGQTLMAICSGRCSFQKLTSASSGYIEFMMEMIKLKLTFARKLNQAGFSPMHLALQNDRAQTVLQLLRFDEGLVCVKGREYLTPLYHVVQTGNVHLLIKLLKVCPEAIEDVTVRDETVFHLTMKNGMFEAFQVLVGWHIRSPHEFAQCWEKELLSWADIDGNTMLRIAAIRNRAWVVKVFVAILDKDE; from the exons ATGAAACTGCCAAACGTTGGGAGAAGGAACTACTTAGTTGGCCAGACATTGATGGCAATATGTTCTGGACGTTGCAGCTTTCAGAAACTCACCTCAG CCTCTTCTGGGTATATTGAGTTTATGATGgagatgatcaaattaaagttaaCGTTTGCAAGAAAGCTAAACCAAGCTGGGTTTAGCCCCATGCACTTGGCTCTGCAAAATGACAGAGCTCAAACAGTGCTTCAACTCCTCAGGTTTGATGAAGGCCTTGTTTGTGTCAAAGGGAGGGAGTACCTCACCCCTCTATACCATGTGGTTCAAACTGGAAATGTTCATCTCTTGATCAAGTTACTTAAGGTTTGTCCTGAGGCTATTGAAGATGTGACTGTTCGAGATGAGACAGTATTCCATCTTACTATGAAAAACGGCATGTTTGAAGCTTTCCAAGTCTTGGTGGGGTGGCATATAAGAAGCCCACATGAGTTTGCGCAATGTTGGGAGAAAGAACTACTAAGTTGGGCTGATATTGATGGCAACACTATGCTACGCATTGCGGCTATCAGAAACAGAGCTTGG GTGGTAAAAGTATTTGTTGCGATTTTGGACAAAGATGAATGA
- the LOC107936449 gene encoding ankyrin repeat-containing protein BDA1 — protein METPVHISAEEGCIEFAMEMMNLKPSFSRKLNHQGLSPLHIAVRKGHKEMALRLLEIDKHLVRVRGKKGKTPLHYLSKVGNQLGLLDTFLEPSPDSIQDVTIENRTALHIAIQNNRLDVLQLLIPTLKRKDYHWEVVNRKDKDGNTALHIATIHNQPKADRHATNEVGWTALGVAQQHNNRENITILQGCFIPVVSNFKRKLEKQFVMYVTKASLLIFQNMDDISADDSNALLVILGLLLTATYQATLSPPGGVWQGENTSRSKGSFDEWVQGNQSWMNRSFFSSIFQPI, from the exons ATGGAGACTCCAGTACATATATCTGCAGAAGAAGGGTGCATCGAGTTTGCAATGGAGATGATGAACTTAAAGCCATCATTTTCTCGAAAGCTAAACCACCAAGGTTTGAGCCCACTTCACATTGCAGTTAGAAAAGGGCATAAAGAGATGGCGCTCCGCTTATTGGAGATCGATAAACATCTTGTTCGTGTCAGAGGAAAGAAAGGTAAGACTCCATTGCACTACTTAAGTAAAGTTGGAAACCAGCTTGGTCTGTTGGATACATTTCTAGAACCTTCTCCTGATTCTATCCAAGATGTTACGATTGAGAATCGCACTGCTTTGCATATTGCAATCCAAAACAATAGACTGGACGTTCTCCAACTCCTAATTCCAACGCTTAAGAGAAAAGACTATCATTGGGAAGTGGTGAACCGGAAAGACAAAGATGGCAACACTGCACTACACATAGCCACTATCCATAATCAACCCAAG GCTGATAGGCATGCTACCAATGAAGTTGGTTGGACCGCACTGGGTGTTGCACAACAACATAATAACAGAGAAAACATAACTATTCTGCAGGGCTGCTTTATTCCAGTAGTTTCAAACTTTAAACGTAAGTTGGAGAAACAATTTGTCATGTATGTGACAAAAGCATCACtactaatttttcaaaatatggaCGATATATCAGCCGATGACAGCAACGCCTTGCTAGTTATTTTAGGACTGCTTCTAACTGCAACCTACCAAGCCACTCTAAGCCCACCTGGTGGCGTTTGGCAAGGTGAAAATACCTCAAGGTCCAAAGGATCATTTGATGAATGGGTACAAGGAAATCAGTCATGGATGAATCGGAGTTTCTTCTCTTCTATATTTCAACCTATCTAG
- the LOC107936450 gene encoding ankyrin repeat-containing protein BDA1: MDGRMIEAAQTGDINLLYELILNDPYVLQRIDDVPFFHTPLHVAASAGHIEFIMEMINLKPSFARKLNQAGFSPLHLALQNNRTQGVLQLLKFDNGLVRVKGREGFTPLHHVIQTGDVNLLIKFLEVCPEAIKDVTVRNETVFHLAVKSDMSEAFQVLVGWLVRSCHESAQHWENELLSWADIDGNTVLHIAAIRNRPRVVKVLLGHLRRDQINAKNLEGLTALDIQSQYPWNERQADRIIDMLRKAGGLSASSPSLPSTSTSVYIKSLKDKTSWHQKWATRAGRGMKRMPHEMRNTFLVVTVLIITTTFEASLNPPNKPDNSSSMKYQVSLSQDQPPLNYHTFWHKTDFNTAPIPSPSAMDVSKKDDGTSEYSLFCFACTIAVNVSCFQLSGSVESKCQKRNEVLGFVLVMVME; this comes from the exons ATGGATGGGAGGATGATAGAGGCTGCCCAAACAGGAGATATTAACCTCTTGTATGAGTTGATTCTGAATGATCCATATGTTTTACAGCGTATTGATGATGTGCCTTTTTTTCATACTCCATTGCATGTGGCTGCCTCTGCTGGGCATATTGAATTTATCATGGAGATGATCAACTTAAAGCCCTCGTTTGCAAGAAAGCTAAACCAAGCTGGGTTTAGCCCCTTGCACTTGGCTCTGCAGAATAACAGAACCCAAGGAGTGCTTCAACTCCTCAAGTTTGACAATGGCCTTGTTCGTGTCAAAGGGAGGGAGGGTTTCACTCCTCTGCACCATGTGATTCAAACTGGAGATGTTAATCTTTTGATAAAATTCCTCGAGGTTTGTCCCGAGGCCATAAAAGATGTGACTGTTCGAAACGAGACGGTTTTCCATCTTGCAGTAAAAAGCGATATGTCTGAAGCTTTCCAAGTCCTGGTGGGGTGGCTTGTAAGAAGCTGCCATGAGTCTGCCCAACATTGGGAGAATGAACTACTGAGTTGGGCAGACATTGATGGCAACACTGTGCTACACATTGCAGCTATCAGAAACAGACCTCGG GTGGTGAAAGTATTGCTGGGACACCTGCGTCGAGACCAAATCAATGCCAAAAATTTGGAGGGATTAACAGCTCTAGATATCCAATCACAATACCCATGGAATGAAAGGCAAGCGGATAGGATAATAGATATGCTAAGAAAAGCAGGAGGTTTGAGTGCTTCCTCTCCCTCGCTTCCCAGTACCTCCACTTCAGTCTACATCAAATCTTTAAAAGACAAGACGTCATGGCATCAAAAATGGGCAACAAGAGCTGGTCGAGGAATGAAGCGTATGCCACATGAGATGCGTAACACATTTCTAGTAGTGACGGTGCTAATTATAACAACCACTTTCGAAGCCTCTTTAAACCCTCCAAATAAGCCTGATAACAGCTCATCCATGAAATACCAAGTCTCTTTAAGTCAAGATCAGCCGCCTCTCAATTACCACACATTTTGGCACAAAACCGACTTCAATACTGCACCCATACCCAGTCCCTCCGCAATGGACGTTTCCAAAAAAGATGATGGGACATCTGAATACTCCTTGTTTTG CTTCGCTTGTACGATTGCAGTTAATGTTTCATGTTTCCAG TTGAGTGGATCCGTCGAATCTAAATGCCAAAAGCGTAATGAAGTTTTGGGGTTTGTATTAGTGATGGTGATGGAGTAG